A portion of the Candidatus Eisenbacteria bacterium genome contains these proteins:
- a CDS encoding NUDIX hydrolase — MATPATPLPSSTLLLLRDDPSEDGPFSVLMLERHGSISFAGMHAFPGGIVDPHDAEAPGARLPTDQSWASAGEGDTADDALPCWVAAVRELFEEMGILLAARDGRTIAGALPEALRSLRARLHGGEPLAALLAEHGLVPATQDLFYFARWITPRVNPKRFDTRFLVGRVPEGQDAVVDGTETVSHEWLTPKAALDAYQAGRIQLMPPTVRTLDDLGRFASIDAVLADARRRVVRALCPEIETGGAEPAMTYPDNTGSGLPPRRLVLRDGRWRPE; from the coding sequence GTGGCGACGCCGGCGACTCCGCTTCCTTCGAGCACGCTGCTCCTCCTGCGTGACGACCCGTCGGAGGACGGACCCTTCTCGGTGCTGATGCTGGAGCGGCACGGGAGCATCAGTTTTGCGGGCATGCACGCGTTTCCGGGCGGGATCGTCGATCCGCACGACGCCGAGGCGCCGGGCGCACGTCTTCCCACCGATCAGTCGTGGGCGAGCGCGGGCGAGGGCGACACGGCCGACGACGCGCTCCCGTGCTGGGTGGCGGCGGTTCGCGAGCTGTTCGAAGAGATGGGTATCCTGCTCGCGGCACGCGACGGGCGGACGATTGCCGGAGCGCTTCCGGAGGCGCTGCGCTCGTTGCGGGCACGGCTGCATGGGGGCGAGCCGCTCGCCGCGCTTCTCGCCGAGCACGGGCTCGTCCCCGCCACGCAGGACCTCTTCTACTTCGCGCGCTGGATCACGCCGCGTGTGAACCCGAAGCGGTTCGACACGCGCTTCCTGGTCGGGCGCGTGCCCGAAGGCCAGGACGCCGTCGTCGACGGCACCGAGACGGTGAGCCACGAGTGGCTCACGCCGAAGGCGGCGCTGGATGCGTATCAGGCCGGACGCATCCAGCTCATGCCGCCGACCGTCCGCACGCTGGACGACCTCGGTCGCTTCGCCTCCATCGACGCCGTGCTGGCCGACGCCCGCCGGCGGGTCGTGCGGGCGCTCTGCCCCGAGATCGAGACCGGCGGTGCCGAGCCCGCGATGACGTATCCCGACAACACGGGCTCCGGGCTGCCGCCGCGACGGCTCGTCCTGCGCGACGGCCGCTGGCGCCCGGAGTGA
- a CDS encoding ABC transporter ATP-binding protein: MIEVHDVSKLYRRGIDLVHALEHVTLQIPRGRFVALMGPSGSGKSTLLNLLAGLDRPDSGEVVVEGEALSRLDEDELAAWRARHVGLVFQFYNLLPVLSAIENVELPLLLTDLPRGERRRRAEIALEAVGVPHRAHHRPQQLSGGEQQRVAIARAIVTDPDLLVADEPTGDLDAKSAVEILTLLRELNQAFEKSIVMVTHDPRAEAYVDTVIRLDKGVLVNGSGPHR, encoded by the coding sequence ATGATCGAGGTCCACGACGTCTCCAAGCTGTATCGGCGCGGGATCGACCTCGTCCATGCGCTCGAGCACGTCACCCTGCAGATTCCGCGGGGACGCTTCGTCGCGCTCATGGGTCCGTCGGGCTCGGGCAAGTCGACGCTGCTGAACCTCCTCGCCGGCCTCGACCGCCCCGACAGCGGCGAGGTGGTGGTCGAGGGCGAGGCGCTCTCGCGCCTGGACGAGGACGAACTCGCCGCCTGGCGCGCGCGGCACGTCGGGCTCGTCTTCCAGTTCTACAACCTCCTGCCCGTGCTGTCGGCGATCGAGAACGTGGAGCTGCCCCTCCTGCTGACGGATCTCCCGCGCGGCGAGCGGCGCCGGCGGGCGGAGATCGCGCTCGAGGCGGTCGGCGTCCCGCACCGCGCACATCACCGCCCGCAGCAGCTCTCGGGCGGCGAGCAGCAGCGCGTGGCGATCGCGCGCGCGATCGTCACCGACCCCGACCTCCTCGTCGCCGACGAGCCCACCGGCGACCTCGACGCCAAGAGCGCGGTCGAGATCCTGACCCTCCTCCGCGAGCTGAACCAGGCCTTCGAGAAGTCGATCGTGATGGTGACGCACGACCCGCGCGCCGAGGCCTACGTCGACACGGTGATCCGCCTCGACAAGGGCGTGCTCGTGAACGGGAGCGGCCCGCACCGATGA